Below is a window of Escherichia coli DSM 30083 = JCM 1649 = ATCC 11775 DNA.
TTGAAAGCAATGGAGACATTTACGAATGCGACCATTTTGTCTATCCACAGTACAAAATTGGAAACATTAATAAATCGGAACTCAAAACGATGAACAGTGTACAACTGACAGCGCAAAAAAAACGGATTTCAGCGAAATGTCAGCAATGTGTATATAAACCTATCTGCAATGGTGGTTGCCCTAAGCATCGTATTACTAAAGTAAACAATGAGACTGTTTCCTATTTTTGCGAAGGTTATAAAATCCTTTTTTCAACCATGGTACCTTATATGAACGCCATGGTAGAGTTAGCTAAGAACAGAGTACCGCTTTACCACATTATGGATGTTGCAAAACAAATGGAGAATAATTAATAACGCTCCCCCTTAGCTCCATTCTTAGCCTCCTTCTTATGACCTTAACAAGGCACCCGACATAAATTCCTGTCGGGTGTTTCGTCTTCATCATCTTCCTTTGCGAAAATCCTGGCTTACGAGGTATGCGTCAGGGCATTAGCAATACCCTTGATTATCAATAGTATAACCATAACCACTGAAAATTAAATATTTCTTTATATTTCATATTGTTAAATGATACTTAAATAAATTTCATCAGTATATCATTGCCATAGATAATCATTGGGTGGCACAATCAATTTTCGCTAATGATAACCATTCCCATTACGTTTTGTATGTTGATAGCAAAGTATCTCTGTCTGCTGAAGCCCTTTTGGCTGCGTAAGAATAATAAAACTTCAGTGTTGTTAATCATTATTATCCTCGCCATGATCCTTGGCGTGGTTAAAATTCAGGTCTGGTTAAACGACTGGAATAATGATTTTTTCAATGCGCTAAGCCAGAAAGAAACTGATAAGCTTTGGCAGCTTGTCCTTTGGTTCCCTGCCCTGCTGGGGATCTTTGTATTAATATCCGTAAACAAAACATGGTTAATTAAACTACTGACTATTCGCTGGCGCGAATGGTTAACAGATTACTACCTTAATCGCTGGTTTGCAGATAAAAACTACTACTTCACGCAGATCTACGGCGAGCATAAAAATACAGATAACCCTGACCAACGTATCGCTGAAGACATTCTCTTACTGATCAGCAAAACGCTCAGCCTTTCATTTGGCTTCATCCAGTCACTTAGCATGCTGATCACCTTTACCGTTATTCTTTGGCAAAGCGCGGGTACGCTCTCATTCACTGTTGGTGGAACTGAATGGAGTATCCAGGGGTATATGGTCTATACCGTCGTGCTCATTGTGATCGGTGGAACTTTATTTACCCATAAGGTTGGTAAACGTATTCGTCCACTTAATGTGGAAAAACAACGTAGCGAAGCGACATTTCGAACTAATCTTGTGCAGCATAATAAGCAGGCAGAACTGATTGCGCTAAGCAATGCTGAGTCTCTACAACGCCAGGAGTTGAGCGAAAATTTTCATACCATTAAAGAGAACTGGCATCGTTTAATGAATCGTCAGCGGTGGCTTGATTACTGGCAGAATATTTATTCGCGCTCGCTTAGCGTTCTTCCCTACTTTCTGTTATTGCCGCAGTTTATTAGCGGGCAGATCAATCTGGGCGGACTGATGAAATCGCGCCAGGCATTTATGCTGGTATCGAACAATTTAAGCTGGTTTATTTATAAATATGATGAACTTGCTGAACTGGCTGCGGTTATCGATCGCTTGTATGAGTTCCATCAACTCACCGAACAGCGCCCTACGAATAAGCCTAAAAATTGTCAACATGCGGTACAAGTGGCTGACGCGAGTATTCGTACTCCTGATAATAAGATCATATTAGAGAACCTGAACTTTCATGTTTCGCCAGGCAAATGGCTATTGCTGAAAGGTTACTCTGGTGCGGGAAAAACCACACTGCTTAAAACATTATCCCACTGCTGGCCGTGGTTTAAAGGTGATATTTCTTCTCCTGCTGACAGTTGGTATGTGTCACAAACACCGTTAATCAAAACCGGCTTACTGAAAGAGATTATTTGTAAAGCACTTCCCCTGTCCGTAGACGATAAATCGTTGAGCGAAGTACTGCATCAGGTTGGTCTGGGGAAATTGGCTGCGCGTATTCATGATCACGATCGCTGGGGAGATATTCTTTCCAGCGGCGAAAAACAACGTATCGCCCTGGCTCGATTAATTTTACGACGTCCGAAATGGATATTTCTTGACGAAACTACCTCTCATCTTGAGGAACAAGAGGCAATCCGCTTACTGCGTTTAGTGCGAGAAAAACTCCCCACAAGCGGCGTCATTATGGTTACACATCAACCCGGTGTCTGGAACCTGGTCGATGATATTTGTGACATTAGCGCGGTTATATAAAAACAATAAAAGCCCTGCTGTACGGAGATATAAATAAATGAAGCGAGTTCTTATTCCTGGCGTCATTTTATGTGGCGCTGATGTGGCGCAGGCCGTCGATGACAAAAATATGTACATGCATGTTTTTGAAGAGATGACGGTCTATGCTCCTGTCCCTGTACCCGTAAACGGCAACACGCATTACACCAGTGAAAGCATCGAGCGTTTACCGACCGGGAATGGCAATATCAGCGATCTGCTGAGAACCAACCCTGCGGTACGCATGGATTCAACGCAAAGTACCTCATTGAACCAGGGAGATATTCGCCCGGAGAAAATCTCTATTCACGGTGCGTCGCCCTACCAGAATGCCTATTTGATTGACGGTATTAGTGCAACGAATAACCTGAACCCAGCGAATGAGTCCGATGCCAGTAGTGCAACCAATATTAGCGGGATGTCACAGGGGTATTATCTTGATGTCAGCTTACTGGACAATGTGACGCTTTATGACAGTTTTGTGCCAGTTGAATTCGGTCGCTTCAATGGCGGGGTAATTGATGCAAAGATCAAACGCTTCAACGCTGATGATAGCAGCGTGAAACTGGGTTATCGCACTACGCGTTCGGACTGGTTAACATCGCATATCGATGAGAATAACAAGAGCGCATTTAATCAAGGTTCTTCAGGAAGTACTTATTACTCTCCAGATTTTAAAAAGAACTTTTATACCTTGTCGTTTAATCAGGAACTCGCTGATAACTTTGGCGTTACCGCTGGTTTATCGCGCCGCCAGTCTGATATCACCCGCGCGGATTATGTTTCGAATGACGGCATTGTCGCCGGCAGGGCACAGTATAAAAACGTTATCGATACTGCATTGAGCAAATTTACCTGGTTTGCCAGCGACCGCTTTACCCACGATTTAACCTTAAAATATACCGGCTCCAGCCGTGATTATAATACCAGCACCTTCCCGGAGTCTGATCGCGAAATGGGTAATAAATCCTATGGTCTGGCATGGGATATGGATACCCAGCTCGCATGGGCCAAACTGCGTACCACCGTTGGTTGGGATCATATTAGTGATTATACCCGTCACGATCATGACATCTGGTACACCGAACTTTCATGTACATATGGTGATATTTCAGGGCGTTGCACCCGTGGCGGATTAGGACACATTTCCCAGGCTGTAGATAATTACACCTTCAAAACACGCCTGGACTGGCAAAAATTCGCCGTGGGTAATGTTTCGCATCAACCCTACTTCGGCGCGGAATACATCTATTCCGATGCATGGACTGAACGCCATAACCAGTCTGAATCCTATGTGATTAATGCTGCCGGAAAGAAAACTAACCATACAATTTACCATAAAGGTAAAGGTAGTCTGGGAATTGACAATTACACGCTGTATATGGCGGATCGCATTAGCTGGCGTAATGTGTCGTTAATGCCCGGCGTGCGGCATGACTATGATAACTATCTGTCAAACCACAATATCTCCCCGCGCTTTATGACGGAATGGGATATTTTTGCTGATCAAACCTCAATGATTACTGCAGGTTATAACCGTTACTATGGCGGGAATATTCTTGATATGGGATTACGTGATATCCGCAATAGCTGGACGGAATCGGTATCAGGCAATAAAACCCTGACGCGTTATCAGGATTTGAAAACGCCTTATAACGATGAACTGGCAATGGGATTGCAGCAGAAAATCGGTAAGAACGTTATTGCGCGTGCAAACTATGTTTACCGTGAAGCGCATGATCAAATCAGCAAAAGCAGTCGTACCGACAGCGCGACTAAAACCACCATTACTGAATATAACAACGATGGCAAAACCAAAACACATTCGTTTAACCTCAGTTTTGAACTGGCCGAACCCCAGCATATCAGCCAGGTAGATATTAACCCGCAAATTGTCTTTAGCTATATCAAGAGCAAGGGCAACTTGTCGTTAAACAATGGTTATGAGGAGAGCAATACCGGTGATAACCGGGTGGTTTATAACGGTAATCTGGTCTCTTACGATAGCGTTCCAGTGGCGGATTTTAATAATCCATTAAAGATCTCCTTAAACATGGATTTCACGCATCAACCGAGCGGGTTGGTGTGGGCGAATACGCTGACCTGGCAAGAAGCGCGTAAAGCTCGCATTATCCTGGGTAAGACGAATGCGCAATACATCAGCGAATATTCAGATTACAAGCAGTATGTTGACGAGAAACTGGATAGCAGCCTGACCTGGGACACCCGCTTGTCCTGGACGCCACAATTTCTGAAACAACAAAACCTGACGATCAGTGCCGATATTCTCAATGTACTGGATAGCAAAACCGCTGTTGATACAACGAATACTGGCGTGGCGACCTACGCCAGTGGCCGTACTTTCTGGCTTGATGTCAGCATGAAATTTTAATAGTTCGGATTTTACTTTACCGGGTAAATTCGCCCGGTTTTCGCATGGAGATAATTATGAGAAACCTCTGTTTCTTACTGACGTTAGTGGCAACTCTGTTGCTCCCCGGGCGACTGATTGCCGCCGCCTTACCGCAGGATGAAAAGTTAATTACCGGGCAACTGGACAATGGCTTGCGATATATGATTTATCCGCATGCTCAACCAAAGGATCAGGTAAATTTATGGCTGCAAATTCATACCGGTTCATTGCAGGAAGAAGACAATGAGCGCGGCGTGGCTCATTTTGTAGAACATATGATGTTTAACGGCACAAAAACATGGCCGGGTAATAAAGTCATCGAAACATTTGAGTCAATGGGCCTGCGTTTTGGTCGCGATGTTAATGCCTATACCAGCTATGACGAAACAGTGTATCAGGTGAGTTTGCCGACTACGCAGAAACAAAATCTGCAACAAGTGATGGCAATCTTCAGTGAATGGAGTAATGCCGCAACCTTTGAAAAACTCGAAGTAGACGCTGAACGCGGCGTAATTACTGAGGAATGGCGTGCCCATCAGGATGCGAAATGGCGCACCTCTCAGGCGCGCCGCCCTTTCCTGCTGGCAAATACCCGTAATTTAGACCGTGAACCTATCGGCCTGATGGATACCGTCGCCACGGTCACACCGGCACAATTGCGCCAATTTTATCAACGCTGGTATCAACCAAATAATATGACCTTTATTGTGGTCGGCGATATCGACAGTAAAGAAGCGCTGGCGCTGATAAAGGATAATTTAAGTAAGCTTCCGGCTAACAAAGCAGCTGAAAATCGCGTCTGGCCGACAAAAGCCGAAAACCACCTGCGCTTTAATATCATCAATGATAAAGAAAACCGGGTGAACGGCATCGCACTCTATTATCGCCTGCCAATGGTACAAGTGAACGATGAGCAAAGCTTTATCGAACAAGCTGAATGGAGCATGTTGGTTCAGCTGTTCAACCAACGTCTGCAGGAACGCATACAGTCGGGCGAGTTGAAGACTATTTCTGGCGGCACTGCGCGCAGCGTCAAAATTGCACCCGATTATCAGTCGCTATTTTTCCGTGTAAATGCACGAGACGATAATATGCAGGATGCTGCGAATGCATTAATGGCAGAGTTGGCAACCATTGATCAGCATGGTTTTTCTGCTGAAGAACTCGATGATGTTAAATCTACCCGCCTTACCTGGCTGAAAAATGCGGTTGATCAGCAAGCTGAGCGTGATTTACGTATGCTGACCAGTCGCCTAGCATCCAGCTCATTAAATAATACGCCGTTCTTGTCGCCGGAAGAGACATATCAACTTTCGAAACGTCTGTGGCAGCAAATTACCGTGCAAAGTCTGGCGGAAAAATGGCAGCAGTTAAGAAAGAACCAGGACGCATTTTGGGAGCAAATGGTAAACAATGAAGTTGCCGCCAAAAAAGCATTGTCTCCTGCGGCTATCCTGGCGCTGGAAAAAGAGTACGCCAATAAAAAGCTGGCAGCTTACATCTTCCCAGGCAGAAATTTATCGTTAACAGTAGACGCTGACCCACAGGCGGAAATTAGCAGCAAAGAAACGCTGGCTGAGAATCTGACATCATTAACACTTTCCAATGGTGCCAGGGTTATTCTGGCAAAATCCGCGGGTGAAGAGCAAAAGCTACAAATTACTGCCGTATCTAATAAAGGCGATTTAAGTTTCCCTGCGCAGCAAAAATCACTTATCGCGCTGGCAAATAAAGCAGTAAGCGGAAGCGGCGTTGGTGAACTCTCCTCTTCCAGCCTGAAACGCTGGAGTGCGGAAAACTCGGTAACCATGAGCAGTAAAGTCAGTGGCATGAATACATTGCTCTCCGTTAGCGCGCGGACTAATAACCCTGAACCTGGTTTCCAGTTGATTAACCAGCGAATCAACCACAGCACGATTAACGACAATATTTGGGCATCGCTACAAAATGCTCAAATTCAGGCGTTGAAAACGCTCGACCAGCGTCCAGCGGAGAAATTCGCCCAGCAGATGTATGAGACGCGCTATGCCGATGGCCGCACGAAATTACCGCAAGAAAATCAGATTGCACAGTTTACTGCCGCAGATGCGCTGGCTGCCGATCGCCAGTTGTTTTCATCTCCAGCGGATATCACGTTTGTCATTGTCGGTAATGTCGCAGAAGACAAACTCGTGGCGTTAATTACGCGTTACTTAGGATCAATCAAACACTCTGATTCGCCATTAGCCGCAGGTAAACCATTAACTCGCGCGACGGACAACGCATCGGTTACTGTAAAAGAACAAAATGAACCAGTGGCACAGGTTTCACAGTGGAAGCGTTATAATTCCCGGACTCCTGTTAATCTGGCGACGCGTATGGCGCTCGATGCTTTTAACGTCGCACTGGCAAAAGATCTACGCATTAATATTCGTGAACAGGCATCTGGAGCATACAGCGTTTCTTCTCGCCTCTCGGTTGATCCTCAGGCCAAAGATATCAGTCATTTGCTGGCTTTTACTTGTCAACCAGAACGACATGATGAACTGTTAACGTTAGCGAATGAAGTGATGGTTAAGCGTCTGGCCAAAGGGATTAGTGAGCAAGAACTGAACGAATACCAGCAAAACGTTCAGCGCAGCCTCGATATCCAACAGCGTAGCGTTCAACAATTAGCGAATACCATTGTAAATAGTCTTATTCAATATGACGATCCTGCAGCATGGACTGAGCAGGAGCAATTGTTGAAACAAATGACGGTAGAGAATGTTAACACTGCTGTTAAACAATATCTTTCTCATCCGGTGAATACCTATACCGGAGTATTATTGCCAAAATAATCACAGCCCCGTCAACACATCGTTGGCGGGGATTTTATCAATATTCGCTATTTTTATGTAATAATTTATAAATGTGTTCAAAGTAAATAACCGTGTACTAATAATGATATTATAAGGTCTGATTTTTACGTGATAATTCAGGAGACGAT
It encodes the following:
- the yddA gene encoding ABC transporter ATP-binding protein/permease translates to MITIPITFCMLIAKYLCLLKPFWLRKNNKTSVLLIIIILAMILGVVKIQVWLNDWNNDFFNALSQKETDKLWQLVLWFPALLGIFVLISVNKTWLIKLLTIRWREWLTDYYLNRWFADKNYYFTQIYGEHKNTDNPDQRIAEDILLLISKTLSLSFGFIQSLSMLITFTVILWQSAGTLSFTVGGTEWSIQGYMVYTVVLIVIGGTLFTHKVGKRIRPLNVEKQRSEATFRTNLVQHNKQAELIALSNAESLQRQELSENFHTIKENWHRLMNRQRWLDYWQNIYSRSLSVLPYFLLLPQFISGQINLGGLMKSRQAFMLVSNNLSWFIYKYDELAELAAVIDRLYEFHQLTEQRPTNKPKNCQHAVQVADASIRTPDNKIILENLNFHVSPGKWLLLKGYSGAGKTTLLKTLSHCWPWFKGDISSPADSWYVSQTPLIKTGLLKEIICKALPLSVDDKSLSEVLHQVGLGKLAARIHDHDRWGDILSSGEKQRIALARLILRRPKWIFLDETTSHLEEQEAIRLLRLVREKLPTSGVIMVTHQPGVWNLVDDICDISAVI
- the yddB gene encoding TonB-dependent receptor plug domain-containing protein, which translates into the protein MKRVLIPGVILCGADVAQAVDDKNMYMHVFEEMTVYAPVPVPVNGNTHYTSESIERLPTGNGNISDLLRTNPAVRMDSTQSTSLNQGDIRPEKISIHGASPYQNAYLIDGISATNNLNPANESDASSATNISGMSQGYYLDVSLLDNVTLYDSFVPVEFGRFNGGVIDAKIKRFNADDSSVKLGYRTTRSDWLTSHIDENNKSAFNQGSSGSTYYSPDFKKNFYTLSFNQELADNFGVTAGLSRRQSDITRADYVSNDGIVAGRAQYKNVIDTALSKFTWFASDRFTHDLTLKYTGSSRDYNTSTFPESDREMGNKSYGLAWDMDTQLAWAKLRTTVGWDHISDYTRHDHDIWYTELSCTYGDISGRCTRGGLGHISQAVDNYTFKTRLDWQKFAVGNVSHQPYFGAEYIYSDAWTERHNQSESYVINAAGKKTNHTIYHKGKGSLGIDNYTLYMADRISWRNVSLMPGVRHDYDNYLSNHNISPRFMTEWDIFADQTSMITAGYNRYYGGNILDMGLRDIRNSWTESVSGNKTLTRYQDLKTPYNDELAMGLQQKIGKNVIARANYVYREAHDQISKSSRTDSATKTTITEYNNDGKTKTHSFNLSFELAEPQHISQVDINPQIVFSYIKSKGNLSLNNGYEESNTGDNRVVYNGNLVSYDSVPVADFNNPLKISLNMDFTHQPSGLVWANTLTWQEARKARIILGKTNAQYISEYSDYKQYVDEKLDSSLTWDTRLSWTPQFLKQQNLTISADILNVLDSKTAVDTTNTGVATYASGRTFWLDVSMKF
- the pqqL gene encoding M16 family metallopeptidase, which gives rise to MRNLCFLLTLVATLLLPGRLIAAALPQDEKLITGQLDNGLRYMIYPHAQPKDQVNLWLQIHTGSLQEEDNERGVAHFVEHMMFNGTKTWPGNKVIETFESMGLRFGRDVNAYTSYDETVYQVSLPTTQKQNLQQVMAIFSEWSNAATFEKLEVDAERGVITEEWRAHQDAKWRTSQARRPFLLANTRNLDREPIGLMDTVATVTPAQLRQFYQRWYQPNNMTFIVVGDIDSKEALALIKDNLSKLPANKAAENRVWPTKAENHLRFNIINDKENRVNGIALYYRLPMVQVNDEQSFIEQAEWSMLVQLFNQRLQERIQSGELKTISGGTARSVKIAPDYQSLFFRVNARDDNMQDAANALMAELATIDQHGFSAEELDDVKSTRLTWLKNAVDQQAERDLRMLTSRLASSSLNNTPFLSPEETYQLSKRLWQQITVQSLAEKWQQLRKNQDAFWEQMVNNEVAAKKALSPAAILALEKEYANKKLAAYIFPGRNLSLTVDADPQAEISSKETLAENLTSLTLSNGARVILAKSAGEEQKLQITAVSNKGDLSFPAQQKSLIALANKAVSGSGVGELSSSSLKRWSAENSVTMSSKVSGMNTLLSVSARTNNPEPGFQLINQRINHSTINDNIWASLQNAQIQALKTLDQRPAEKFAQQMYETRYADGRTKLPQENQIAQFTAADALAADRQLFSSPADITFVIVGNVAEDKLVALITRYLGSIKHSDSPLAAGKPLTRATDNASVTVKEQNEPVAQVSQWKRYNSRTPVNLATRMALDAFNVALAKDLRINIREQASGAYSVSSRLSVDPQAKDISHLLAFTCQPERHDELLTLANEVMVKRLAKGISEQELNEYQQNVQRSLDIQQRSVQQLANTIVNSLIQYDDPAAWTEQEQLLKQMTVENVNTAVKQYLSHPVNTYTGVLLPK